The sequence AACGCCCACTACCGAATCCAATCAGTGAGCGCACGCtgcgaagtacagtcgcggcggaagaaaatcagacctattactttccggacaaaccctgtacttTACTTCTTGATTCGATTTTATGATAGAAATTTATCCAATCAGTAAAAATCTTACGATTATTTCtgacatttgaaaatatttttaacagagaACTCATGCCTTAAAAGTCAGAGTCATAAGATTATGATAAAATTCAGTTAATGATTAATTTTATTCTCTAATTTATCGTGTAACCTCTAGTGGGCTTCTGCTTAGGCATTCTTCGACTGCGGGCAGTACCTTATAAACATGGTGACGGCATTTCACGACTGACCAGCTGGGCACAAGTCTTCACACTGTTCGGTCTCGGCCTCATCGCCTGGGTCACCGCTTGGACCCATATGGACGAGCAGTGCCGATTGCATGCGCTCATCACTAGAATTGATCAGCATCTTCGTGAAATAGACGACATACAATTTGACTATAAATCGCTGCGAAGACGACTCTTCTGGCAATTAGGATTGCAACTATTGATCGCATTTCCTTTGTCGATGGTGAATTGCATTATCATTTTGCCCGATGAAGTAGCATTCTCCCCATTTTCGACCTGCTATATATTCATTTGTTTCATGCCAATCAGTGTGCTTATCTTCAAGCAGTTCCAATTCTACAATCTAATGCATGTcttgaaaaccaaatttgacCTGATCAATAACAAGCTGAGCAAATTCAACCGAGATACACGCTTCACCAGCGAGCGGAGGCATATAGTGACGGTGCGGAAAAGCAACTCGGTCAGTGAGGTGCCCCTGACCGATGTGCCGACGGCTTCACAGAAAACCGACATGCTGAACGAGGAACCGAACGTTGACCTCTTGCAAAAACTGTTAACCATTTATTCAAATGTTAGCGATGGCATCGACTTGGTGCTGCGCATCTTCGGATGGCATCTGCTCTTTCTCACCGCGGTCTCCTTCGGCGTAATCACCGTTCAAAGTTATAATTTGTTCTCACTGATAAGTCATTCTCTGGTGATACCCACTTATCACGTTGTCTTCATTGTGTCTTGGATCCTGGTGCAGGTCATGGCATTCGCGGTAAATATCTTAATATGCGGAAAGACAGCAAGAATGGTGAGAGGAATtccttaaatatgtattttatttagagAGCGCACCctgtacaaatatttatcttCCAGATGGACACGACTATTTCGATTTTGCACAAAATTCGCCTGTCTTCGAATGAGGCCCCAAACGCCTGTGTCTTCTACCAAATTCTGCAGATTTTCTCCATGGAAGTCTTGCAGAGGAAACGAAATTTTAACGCAGCGGGCTTCTTTGACATGGACTACAAGCTGATCACATCGGTtagtgttgttattgtattgctGGATAAGAGGGTTGCATAGTTAGTTTCTCTCCTCATCTTCTTTCAGATTATTGCATCAGCTACCACTTATCTGGTCATTATAATCCAATTCCATTTGACCAATATACCGGATTGCCATTTTCCCAAGTAAAAATTGTGTCAAACACTGTTGTTCAATCCGCTGAGGATGGAATCGAGTTCCTGGAGCACAGAATTGATATGTCTGTAACTCCCAATGCCACATTTAAGTGTTAAAATTTGTtgacttttattttcttaaatatgtttaataaacacgaaaaagttaaattttaataaagtgtAAGCAGACAATGTGAATTAAGCTTTTGCTTGCGCGACCAGGCAAAAAGCTCTTCATTCAAAAGCTTTGGTGCTTGCGTTGAATAATAAGCGCTTTTATCTCAGACTCACTCCAGTTGCGCGACCAGGCAAAAAGCTCTTCATTCAAAAGCTTTGGTGCTTGCGTTGAATAATAAGCGCTTTTATCTCAGGCCTACTGCAGTGGCTTTCAAACTGTGGTGTTAGCTAACACTTACATTTCCGCTTATTCTTCATCTCTCCGTTTTCAAATTGTGATTGGTGAATGATCAAACGAGTTaaatgtttctttattaaaaaatgcatatatgtttAATGGTGGGACGAGATATGGAGTTTTCATATCTTCAAGCAGGCAATTCAGGCTGTTCAAAGTGGTGTCACGGAATTGGAAACTAGCACGTTTAAgagtgaaaaaggaaaaacgttaacttaggTCGTAATAATACCGTACACAAACTTAAAAGAATATCGATTGGATTTTTATCACTCGGttagtatgacagctatatgctatagaggtccGCTCTGgataattttttcgggattatACAGgtgctttggacaataatcgGCCCCAAactttgtgaagatatctcgttaaaatTCAGTTCGTGTGACAATGTAATATAACGTGTATATtttgtgatatacatacatagtagtaTAACGGTTCCGGAAAATGAGCAGCTGCAGatcggtatctcaaaaactgaggattTAGTTCGTGTGGTCAACGGACGGACATGTCTAAATCGACTCGatcatttaattatatatatatttcaaagggTCTCAGGCGTTTCTCCTGAGTGTTACGTATATCGTGgcaaacataatatacaaaGGAAATGTTGAAAAGGCAAATCTAACTTAAATAGATCGTGTTTTTCCGAAACTCCTAGCTTCTGTCAAGCAAAAGGCGTTATCGTCACGTTCAGTCTTTCTTCATCTATTGATCATCGCTTGtagatattttcaattttaggtATCAAGTTTTGGTTGCAGATCTGATGATGGCAAAGGTTGAGCCTAAACTAATGTATTGACTGTGCTTAATAAGAAGCAAAGAGCCCTGAGTCTCACCGTGAACTCTGCCAGCTTAGAGCAATCaccaaattcaattaaatacacTAAAACCAAAGCGAACACTTTTTCTgagtaaaattaaaagaaaaaaaaaagctaataaatatatgtacatacatatgtatacatatgtatatgtacgaacCGCCGAATTGAGTCAAATCCAGTTTACACTTGCAATTGTGTAAAAAATCAGATTGAAtgtgaattttacaaaatttatcccACGACATAGCAACAACATTAACGAGACTTACAAACACGCCTGCAAGTATAAGCGCGGATCTAGAGACGTGACTGATGGCGTGTACTTCGATCAAAGCTATCGACTACGCATGCACATACAAACAGATTCACGTTTATGGACACGGTACGTAAAATAATACAGCAAATGTAAATGTACTGCAAGCGGACGACCGAGGACAGCTTCTAGCGTTAGGAGCGCTGAAGTTAGTTTTAAGCAATCCACATTTTTCCTTCAAACATTGAGGTTtataacaaaaccaaaaactaaTTCAAATCTTAAGTTATTACCCTACACTTTGCTCCCCTAAACGCTCAGGGATGCTGAGCTCGTACTGTGATTTCGAAATCACCTTTAATGAGGTTGAACACGTTCAAGTATCGACGAAGACGCACCTCAGCAAAAAGTGTACATTTGTCTGAAAACAATtgagaaatattcaaaacaataacTACAATGAAAGGGAACCGGTTTTTCATCGTTTATTCTCTAAGACAATCGATACACTTAGGTTATCTTGacaaatgtgtgtttgtatgtatgtatgtctataatCGAACTTGAGTTGTGATTTATTAGGAGGAAAATTAATCCA is a genomic window of Bactrocera dorsalis isolate Fly_Bdor unplaced genomic scaffold, ASM2337382v1 BdCtg149, whole genome shotgun sequence containing:
- the LOC105230597 gene encoding putative gustatory receptor 2a; this encodes MPISVLIFKQFQFYNLMHVLKTKFDLINNKLSKFNRDTRFTSERRHIVTVRKSNSVSEVPLTDVPTASQKTDMLNEEPNVDLLQKLLTIYSNVSDGIDLVLRIFGWHLLFLTAVSFGVITVQSYNLFSLISHSLVIPTYHVVFIVSWILVQVMAFAVNILICGKTARMMDTTISILHKIRLSSNEAPNACVFYQILQIFSMEVLQRKRNFNAAGFFDMDYKLITSIIASATTYLVIIIQFHLTNIPDCHFPK